The Actinomadura sp. WMMB 499 genome includes a window with the following:
- a CDS encoding DUF6457 domain-containing protein — protein sequence MSVLEDWMDAACRELGLDRGDIDRDLVLDLARDVAHGVARPGAPLTAFLLGLAVGRGAPARDAAARLTELAEGWDADAPEAGAPEAGAPRTAPDDVPKPAGEPVLDEA from the coding sequence ATGTCCGTGCTCGAGGACTGGATGGACGCGGCGTGCCGCGAACTCGGCCTGGACCGGGGCGACATCGACCGTGACCTGGTGCTCGACCTCGCCCGGGACGTCGCGCACGGCGTCGCGCGTCCCGGCGCGCCGCTCACCGCCTTCCTGCTGGGCCTGGCGGTCGGCCGGGGCGCGCCCGCCCGGGACGCCGCCGCCCGCCTCACCGAACTGGCCGAGGGCTGGGACGCGGACGCCCCCGAGGCGGGCGCCCCCGAGGCGGGCGCGCCGCGGACGGCGCCGGACGACGTGCCGAAGCCGGCCGGCGAACCCGTCCTCGACGAGGCCTGA
- a CDS encoding DHA2 family efflux MFS transporter permease subunit: MHSDRAAGTVRRWPALSVCLVAAFMTLLDVSIVNVALPTIREGLHTSEAGLQWVVSGYALAFGLVLVPAGRLGDARSRRAVFMFGLALFTVASALAGAAQGSGWLIAARLLQGVAGGILNPQVAGLIQQLFRGAERGRAFGALGSVIGLATAAGPLLGGGIIALAGPEEGWRWVFYVNVPVGVAALFLARWLLPAPVYGARQGLDPFGVLLLGAGVLCVLLPFVQHQQWQGALKWLLLPAAAVLIAAFVGWERRARSPMVDLELFRLRSYALGTVIALLFFAGFTAIFFIFTLYLQNGLGYSALGAGLAISPFAAGSGVASALGGRVVDRLGRPLVAAGLGVVAFGLAAAWLAVELVPGANVGWATALPLLVAGFGTGLVIAPNQTITLSEVHHAEGGSAAGVLQTGQRVGTAAGIAWVGSVFFESVAGTGDWAAAFRHGLIVILLFVLAALAAAAADLAGGRRRASG, translated from the coding sequence GTGCATTCCGACCGCGCCGCCGGGACGGTCCGGCGCTGGCCCGCGCTCTCCGTCTGTCTCGTCGCCGCCTTCATGACGCTGCTCGACGTGAGCATCGTCAACGTCGCGCTCCCCACGATCCGGGAGGGACTGCACACCTCGGAGGCGGGTCTGCAGTGGGTCGTGTCCGGGTACGCGCTGGCGTTCGGGCTCGTCCTGGTCCCGGCCGGACGGCTCGGCGACGCCCGCAGCCGCCGCGCCGTGTTCATGTTCGGGCTGGCGCTGTTCACGGTGGCCAGCGCGCTGGCGGGCGCCGCGCAGGGGAGCGGGTGGCTGATCGCCGCGCGGCTCCTGCAGGGGGTCGCGGGCGGCATCCTGAACCCGCAGGTGGCGGGCCTGATCCAGCAGCTTTTCCGGGGCGCCGAGCGGGGCCGGGCGTTCGGGGCCCTCGGGTCGGTGATCGGCCTGGCGACCGCCGCGGGCCCGCTGCTCGGCGGCGGCATCATCGCGCTGGCCGGGCCCGAGGAGGGCTGGCGATGGGTGTTCTACGTCAACGTGCCGGTGGGCGTGGCGGCCCTGTTCCTCGCGCGCTGGCTGCTGCCCGCCCCGGTCTACGGCGCACGGCAGGGGCTGGACCCCTTCGGGGTGCTGCTGCTGGGCGCGGGCGTGCTGTGCGTGCTGCTCCCGTTCGTCCAGCACCAGCAGTGGCAGGGCGCGCTCAAGTGGCTGCTGCTCCCGGCGGCCGCGGTCCTGATCGCGGCGTTCGTCGGGTGGGAGCGCCGCGCGCGGTCCCCGATGGTCGACCTCGAGCTGTTCCGGCTCCGGTCGTACGCGCTCGGCACGGTGATCGCGCTGCTGTTCTTCGCGGGCTTCACCGCGATCTTCTTCATCTTCACGCTGTACCTGCAGAACGGCCTCGGCTACAGCGCGCTCGGCGCCGGGCTGGCGATCAGCCCGTTCGCCGCCGGGTCGGGCGTGGCGTCCGCGCTCGGCGGGCGGGTCGTCGACCGGCTGGGCCGCCCGCTGGTGGCGGCCGGGCTCGGCGTCGTCGCCTTCGGGCTGGCGGCGGCGTGGCTCGCGGTCGAGCTGGTGCCGGGCGCGAACGTGGGATGGGCGACCGCGCTGCCGCTGCTCGTCGCGGGGTTCGGCACCGGGCTGGTCATCGCCCCGAACCAGACGATCACGCTGTCGGAGGTGCACCACGCCGAGGGCGGCAGCGCCGCCGGGGTCCTGCAGACCGGGCAGCGCGTCGGGACCGCCGCCGGGATCGCGTGGGTGGGGTCGGTGTTCTTCGAGAGCGTCGCCGGGACGGGCGACTGGGCCGCGGCGTTCCGGCACGGGCTCATCGTGATCCTGCTGTTCGTCCTCGCGGCGCTGGCGGCGGCCGCCGCCGACCTGGCGGGCGGCCGCCGCCGCGCGTCCGGCTAG
- a CDS encoding molybdenum cofactor guanylyltransferase: MGRGAPRRGAARRFGGADKPAARVGGRALLERVAAAASGADRLVVVGPARDVAVDAVRVREDPPGAGPVPALRAGLAEVRAPRVALLAADLPFLGPGHLARLLAALAGAAPGAAPGAVLVDEDGRDQWLAGCWRAAPLRTALDAYDGTSLRGLLSPSARPASPCPPASAHPGTTATPPKTWPEPAPSPTPPRTDPPRAPRAGPSRRAACRPPPGGPAAGPAWRFRVPGFPGAAGVPASRGVPRTRGGPRRGARLSPPRDGRCEPGGRSGRRERRAPAWDRL, translated from the coding sequence GTGGGACGCGGTGCTCCTCGCCGGGGAGCGGCCCGCCGGTTCGGCGGCGCCGACAAGCCGGCGGCCCGCGTCGGGGGGCGCGCCCTCCTCGAACGCGTCGCCGCGGCCGCGTCCGGCGCGGACCGCCTCGTCGTGGTCGGCCCGGCCCGCGACGTCGCGGTGGACGCCGTCCGGGTGCGGGAGGACCCGCCCGGCGCGGGCCCCGTCCCCGCGCTGCGCGCCGGGCTCGCCGAGGTCCGCGCGCCGCGGGTCGCGCTGCTGGCCGCCGACCTTCCCTTCCTCGGGCCCGGCCACCTCGCCCGGCTGCTCGCCGCCCTCGCCGGTGCGGCGCCCGGTGCGGCGCCCGGTGCGGTGCTGGTGGACGAGGACGGCCGCGACCAGTGGCTCGCCGGATGCTGGCGCGCCGCACCGCTCCGCACGGCCCTCGACGCCTACGACGGGACGTCCCTGCGCGGGCTGCTGTCCCCCTCGGCCCGGCCCGCATCGCCCTGCCCGCCGGCGAGCGCCCACCCTGGTACGACTGCGACACCCCCGAAGACCTGGCCCGAGCCCGCGCCCTCACCGACCCCACCCCGCACTGACCCGCCCCGAGCCCCGCGTGCCGGGCCTTCGCGCCGGGCCGCCTGCCGGCCCCCGCCTGGCGGCCCCGCCGCCGGCCCCGCCTGGCGGTTTCGCGTACCGGGCTTTCCCGGGGCGGCGGGCGTCCCCGCTTCGCGGGGCGTCCCCCGTACCCGAGGCGGGCCGCGTCGCGGCGCCCGGCTTTCGCCGCCGCGTGACGGGCGGTGCGAACCCGGCGGCCGGAGCGGGCGCCGCGAGCGGAGGGCGCCCGCCTGGGACCGGCTTTGA
- a CDS encoding RtcB family protein, with protein MPYQTMKGGRVPIRMWTDPATVEDQALDQLRNVSALPWVEGLAVMPDVHYGKGATVGSVIAMKDAVSPAAVGVDIGCGMTAAKSSLTVEDMPDDLAGVRSRLERAIPVGRGSHKEAVDPSALPGLKMRGWYDFWKDFDELHPAAHAKFGRARQQMGTLGGGNHFLELCADDDGAIWLVLHSGSRNIGNELASRHIEAAQKLPHNQDLPDPDLAVFLAGTVKMDAYRHDLFWAQEYARRNRAVMMALAQNVVTQRFGEKRCRWDEAISCHHNYVAEEEYGGVELLVTRKGAIRAGAGDLGIIPGSMATGTYIVRGLGNETAFNSASHGAGRKMSRNKARKNFTVEDLIAQTKGVECRKDGGVVDEIPGAYKDIEEVIEAQSDLVEVVAHLRQLVCVKG; from the coding sequence ATGCCGTACCAGACCATGAAGGGCGGCCGCGTTCCGATCCGGATGTGGACCGACCCCGCCACGGTCGAGGACCAGGCCCTCGACCAGCTCCGCAACGTGTCCGCGCTGCCGTGGGTCGAGGGGCTCGCGGTGATGCCGGACGTCCACTACGGCAAGGGCGCGACCGTCGGCTCGGTGATCGCGATGAAGGACGCGGTGTCCCCGGCGGCCGTCGGCGTCGACATCGGCTGCGGGATGACCGCCGCGAAGTCGTCGCTGACCGTCGAGGACATGCCGGACGACCTGGCGGGCGTCCGCTCCCGGCTGGAGCGCGCGATCCCGGTCGGGCGCGGCTCGCACAAGGAGGCCGTCGACCCGTCCGCGCTGCCCGGCCTGAAGATGCGCGGCTGGTACGACTTCTGGAAGGACTTCGACGAGCTGCACCCGGCGGCGCACGCCAAGTTCGGCCGCGCCCGCCAGCAGATGGGCACGCTCGGCGGCGGCAACCACTTCCTCGAGCTGTGCGCGGACGACGACGGCGCGATCTGGCTCGTGCTGCACTCGGGGTCGCGCAACATCGGCAACGAGCTCGCCTCGCGGCACATCGAGGCGGCGCAGAAGCTGCCCCACAACCAGGACCTGCCCGACCCCGACCTCGCGGTCTTCCTCGCGGGCACCGTGAAGATGGACGCCTACCGGCACGACCTGTTCTGGGCGCAGGAGTACGCGCGGCGCAACCGGGCCGTCATGATGGCCCTCGCGCAGAACGTCGTCACCCAGCGGTTCGGCGAGAAGCGCTGCCGGTGGGACGAGGCCATCTCCTGCCACCACAACTACGTGGCGGAGGAGGAGTACGGCGGCGTCGAGCTGCTGGTCACCCGCAAGGGCGCGATCCGCGCGGGCGCCGGCGACCTCGGCATCATCCCGGGCTCCATGGCGACCGGGACGTACATCGTGCGCGGCCTCGGCAACGAGACCGCGTTCAACTCCGCGTCGCACGGCGCGGGCCGCAAGATGAGCCGGAACAAGGCCAGGAAGAACTTCACGGTCGAGGACCTCATCGCGCAGACGAAGGGCGTCGAGTGCCGCAAGGACGGCGGCGTCGTCGACGAGATCCCGGGCGCCTACAAGGACATCGAAGAGGTCATCGAGGCCCAGTCCGACCTGGTGGAGGTCGTCGCCCACCTGCGCCAGCTCGTCTGCGTGAAGGGCTGA
- a CDS encoding alpha/beta hydrolase yields MAQAREWEFAGVRGAVTARIWAADGPRYAAVLAHGYGEHLGRYEHVADALVRHGATVCGPDHMGHGRSAGERVLVEDYEDVVADLHTVVEAARDDHPGLPVVLIGHSMGGMIAARYAQAHGDVLTALVLSGPVLGRWRTVDELLPLDEMPDEPIDTATLSRDPSVGAAYTADPLVWHGPFKKATVRALDACLRRIGETGSLGALPTLWVHGDDDRLVPLEGTRGGIERVRGGDLTELIYPGARHEVFNETNRDEVLGDVTAFIDRVLDRAASSA; encoded by the coding sequence GTGGCGCAGGCACGGGAGTGGGAGTTCGCGGGGGTGCGGGGCGCGGTGACCGCACGGATCTGGGCGGCGGACGGCCCGCGCTACGCCGCGGTCCTCGCGCACGGCTACGGCGAGCACCTCGGACGGTACGAGCACGTCGCCGACGCGCTGGTGCGGCACGGCGCGACCGTGTGCGGCCCCGACCACATGGGGCACGGGCGGTCGGCGGGCGAACGGGTCCTGGTGGAGGACTACGAGGACGTGGTGGCGGACCTGCACACGGTCGTGGAGGCGGCCCGCGACGACCATCCGGGGCTCCCGGTCGTGCTGATCGGCCATTCCATGGGCGGGATGATCGCGGCGCGGTACGCGCAGGCGCACGGCGACGTCCTGACGGCGCTGGTGCTGTCGGGGCCGGTGCTCGGCCGCTGGCGGACCGTGGACGAGCTGCTGCCCCTGGACGAGATGCCGGACGAGCCGATCGACACCGCGACGCTGTCGCGGGACCCGTCCGTCGGCGCCGCCTACACCGCCGACCCGCTGGTGTGGCACGGCCCGTTCAAGAAGGCGACCGTCCGGGCGCTGGACGCGTGCCTGCGGCGCATCGGCGAGACCGGGTCGCTCGGTGCGCTGCCGACGCTGTGGGTGCACGGCGACGACGACCGGCTCGTCCCGCTGGAGGGCACCCGCGGCGGCATCGAGAGGGTGCGGGGCGGCGACCTGACCGAACTGATCTACCCGGGCGCCCGGCACGAGGTGTTCAACGAGACGAACCGGGACGAGGTCCTCGGGGACGTCACCGCGTTCATCGACCGGGTGCTCGACCGGGCCGCCTCGTCCGCGTAG
- a CDS encoding MFS transporter, with protein sequence MTGAPTDVPSRAAATPRPPAAARDTTPTLLALAAAGMVVSVQQTLVIPLLPRLMGIFDASVTSVTWVFTASLLAGAVATPLLTRFGDMYGKKRMIVLALVLLIIGSVLCAASGTLGTLIAGRALQGVSSAMVPLAIGMIRDTFPRDRITTAIGVVSATMGVGGGIGMIVTGLIADRTTSHRPVFWIAAGLGAFALVLITVTARDVGARAGGRPDVPGAVLLAAWLVCLLLGISQGNAWGWTSAGVLGLFGGALALCAVWTVVELRVREPLVRLSLLVGPRSLSANVASALLGFSMFAAFTLIASFVQADPDLVGYGLDGTVLHVGLYMLPSTATMLLSSTQSGRISRLIGPAYTLAAGAGFAALSYFWLAVFNTRVIDMLIFSAIQGLGFGVAYAALGTLAVQHVPMDQSGIASGINSLVRVGGGSIAGAVTAAILAGVVIGGTDVPALGAYEVSFWIVGAGAVLAAAVAVANGLRHPRDGAVL encoded by the coding sequence ATGACCGGCGCGCCCACCGATGTCCCCAGCCGGGCCGCCGCGACGCCGCGGCCGCCCGCCGCGGCCCGGGACACGACGCCGACGCTGCTGGCGCTCGCGGCGGCCGGGATGGTCGTGTCGGTGCAGCAGACCCTGGTGATCCCGCTGCTGCCGCGGCTGATGGGCATCTTCGACGCGTCGGTCACCTCGGTGACCTGGGTGTTCACCGCCTCGCTGCTGGCGGGCGCGGTCGCCACCCCGCTGCTGACGCGGTTCGGCGACATGTACGGCAAGAAGCGGATGATCGTGCTGGCCCTGGTGCTGCTGATCATCGGGTCGGTGCTGTGCGCGGCGTCCGGGACGCTCGGGACGCTCATCGCCGGACGGGCGCTGCAGGGCGTGTCGTCGGCGATGGTCCCGCTCGCGATCGGCATGATCCGCGACACGTTCCCGCGCGACCGGATCACCACGGCGATCGGGGTGGTGAGCGCCACGATGGGCGTCGGCGGCGGCATCGGGATGATCGTGACCGGGTTGATCGCCGACCGCACCACCAGCCACCGCCCGGTGTTCTGGATCGCCGCGGGGCTCGGCGCGTTCGCGCTGGTGCTGATCACGGTGACCGCGCGCGACGTCGGCGCCCGCGCGGGCGGCCGTCCGGACGTGCCGGGCGCGGTGCTGCTGGCGGCCTGGCTGGTGTGCCTGCTGCTCGGCATCAGCCAGGGCAACGCGTGGGGCTGGACGTCGGCGGGGGTGCTCGGGCTTTTCGGCGGGGCGCTGGCGCTGTGCGCGGTGTGGACGGTCGTGGAGCTGCGCGTGCGGGAGCCGCTGGTGCGGCTGTCGCTGCTGGTCGGACCGCGGTCGCTGTCGGCGAACGTCGCGTCCGCGCTGCTCGGATTCTCGATGTTCGCGGCGTTCACGCTGATCGCATCGTTCGTCCAGGCGGATCCCGACCTGGTCGGGTACGGGCTGGACGGCACGGTCCTGCACGTGGGCCTGTACATGCTGCCGAGCACGGCGACGATGCTGCTGTCGTCGACGCAGTCGGGGCGGATCAGCAGGCTGATCGGCCCCGCCTACACGCTCGCGGCGGGCGCGGGGTTCGCCGCGCTGAGCTACTTCTGGCTCGCCGTGTTCAACACCCGCGTCATCGACATGCTGATCTTCAGCGCCATCCAGGGCCTGGGGTTCGGGGTGGCGTACGCGGCGCTCGGGACGCTCGCGGTGCAGCATGTCCCGATGGACCAGAGCGGCATCGCCAGCGGCATCAACTCGCTGGTCCGGGTGGGCGGCGGCAGCATCGCGGGCGCGGTGACCGCCGCGATCCTGGCCGGCGTGGTGATCGGCGGCACCGACGTCCCGGCGCTCGGCGCGTACGAGGTGTCCTTCTGGATCGTGGGGGCGGGGGCGGTGCTGGCCGCGGCCGTCGCCGTCGCGAACGGGCTGCGCCACCCCCGGGACGGCGCGGTGCTCTGA
- the moaA gene encoding GTP 3',8-cyclase MoaA, translated as MLADSFGRIATDLRVSLTDRCNLRCSYCMPPEGLDWLPKPELLTDDEVVRLVALGVERLGIREVRYTGGEPLLRRGLPEIVRRTAALRPRPQVSLTTNGIGLDRLAAPLADAGLDRVNVSLDTLDRATFKRLAHRDRLDDVLRGLAAARAAGLAPVKINAVLMRGVNDHEAVPLLRYCLEHGYRLRFIEQMPLDAQHGWTRDDMITADEILDRLGAAFDLAPEEPDERGSAPAESFVVAGGPATVGVIGSVTRPFCGACDRVRLTADGQIRNCLFATEESNLRDALRDGASDDDLADRWRAAVRAKRAGHGIDDPSFLQPARPMSAIGG; from the coding sequence GTGCTCGCCGACAGCTTCGGCCGCATCGCCACGGACCTGCGGGTCTCCCTCACCGACCGCTGCAACCTGCGCTGCTCGTACTGCATGCCGCCCGAGGGCCTGGACTGGCTGCCCAAGCCGGAGCTGCTCACCGACGACGAGGTCGTGCGGCTGGTCGCGCTGGGCGTCGAGCGGCTCGGCATCCGTGAGGTGCGCTACACCGGAGGCGAGCCGCTGCTGCGCCGCGGGCTGCCCGAGATCGTCCGCCGGACGGCCGCGCTGCGTCCGCGCCCGCAGGTCTCGCTGACCACCAACGGGATCGGCCTCGACCGGCTCGCCGCGCCGCTCGCCGACGCCGGGCTGGACCGGGTCAACGTCTCCCTCGACACCCTCGACCGGGCCACGTTCAAGCGGCTCGCGCACCGCGACCGGCTCGACGACGTGCTGCGCGGCCTCGCCGCCGCCCGCGCCGCCGGGCTGGCGCCCGTGAAGATCAACGCGGTGCTGATGCGCGGTGTCAACGACCACGAGGCCGTCCCGCTGCTGCGCTACTGCCTCGAGCACGGCTACCGGCTGCGGTTCATCGAGCAGATGCCGCTGGACGCCCAGCACGGCTGGACCCGCGACGACATGATCACCGCCGACGAGATCCTCGACCGGCTCGGCGCCGCGTTCGACCTCGCCCCCGAGGAACCGGACGAGCGCGGCAGCGCCCCCGCCGAGAGCTTCGTCGTCGCCGGCGGTCCCGCGACCGTCGGCGTGATCGGCTCGGTGACGCGCCCGTTCTGCGGTGCCTGCGACCGGGTGCGGCTCACCGCCGACGGGCAGATCCGCAACTGCCTGTTCGCCACCGAGGAGTCCAACCTGCGCGACGCGCTGCGGGACGGGGCGTCCGACGACGACCTCGCCGACCGGTGGCGGGCGGCGGTCCGCGCCAAGCGCGCCGGGCACGGCATCGACGACCCGTCCTTCCTGCAGCCCGCCCGTCCCATGTCGGCCATCGGGGGCTGA
- a CDS encoding TfoX/Sxy family DNA transformation protein — MAGRTGAVQRPGNARRAGDGLKLHRRAVRLDGRPCTLVGLRPGTAVRFGTNRFHGTWHVLSDRHGARVLGRLLWGLSYQARPGTLLVVDRPFLVPTPFDADPPDPIVLVPGWCTPFGRRAARDLARRLPLRAAPDGTVRWRTHGLDAALRGEPDRGRDSWRWPERSRIDRTHGLLALAPSTPREARLWAVAAARLDTSGLYDMDYTYLGEWDHGHPGEIQVFRDFHRDVSTARRARAEILAGPGAPADAAELRPLIWRRHGAIGRGRSRRVRNCRPLGRADAAALEAAGVQTLDTLARIGAVEAYLLLRDARCRPDEALLWSLEAAVAGTGPGDVPPGRRAELLRELATRTRRPGRAPGR, encoded by the coding sequence GTGGCGGGCCGGACGGGGGCGGTGCAGCGGCCGGGCAACGCGCGGCGCGCGGGCGACGGACTGAAGCTGCACCGCCGCGCCGTCCGGCTGGACGGCCGGCCGTGCACGCTCGTGGGGCTGCGGCCGGGGACGGCCGTGCGGTTCGGCACGAACCGGTTCCACGGGACCTGGCACGTACTGTCGGACCGGCACGGCGCCCGCGTGCTCGGCCGGCTGCTGTGGGGCCTGTCCTACCAGGCGCGGCCGGGCACGCTGCTGGTCGTCGACCGGCCCTTCCTGGTCCCGACGCCGTTCGACGCCGACCCGCCCGACCCGATCGTGCTCGTCCCCGGCTGGTGCACCCCGTTCGGGCGGCGGGCCGCCCGCGACCTCGCGCGGCGGCTCCCGCTGCGCGCCGCACCGGACGGGACCGTCCGCTGGCGCACGCACGGCCTGGACGCCGCGCTCCGCGGCGAACCGGACCGGGGCCGCGACTCGTGGCGGTGGCCGGAGCGGAGCCGGATCGACCGGACGCACGGGCTGCTCGCGCTCGCGCCGTCCACTCCCCGCGAGGCTCGCCTGTGGGCGGTGGCCGCCGCCCGCCTCGACACGTCCGGACTCTACGACATGGACTACACGTACCTGGGGGAGTGGGATCACGGCCATCCCGGCGAGATCCAGGTGTTCCGCGACTTCCACCGGGACGTGAGCACGGCCCGGCGGGCGCGCGCCGAGATCCTCGCCGGGCCCGGCGCGCCCGCCGACGCCGCGGAGCTGCGCCCGCTGATCTGGCGGCGGCACGGCGCGATCGGGCGCGGCCGGTCCCGCCGGGTCCGCAACTGCCGCCCGCTCGGCCGCGCCGACGCCGCGGCGCTCGAGGCGGCGGGCGTGCAGACCCTCGACACCCTCGCGCGGATCGGCGCCGTCGAGGCCTACCTGCTCCTGCGGGACGCCCGGTGCCGTCCCGACGAGGCCCTGCTGTGGTCGCTGGAGGCCGCCGTCGCGGGCACCGGACCCGGCGACGTCCCGCCGGGCCGCCGCGCCGAACTGCTGCGCGAGCTCGCTACGCGGACGAGGCGGCCCGGTCGAGCACCCGGTCGATGA
- a CDS encoding SelB C-terminal domain-containing protein, with product MQVLATAGHAAHGKSSLVRALTGMEPKEPGPALTGTAWTRLPSGRRVAFVDVPGDPRSVPAVLAGLAPAPAVLLAVGADEGWMPQSQEHLEAAAALGVRSGVLAITRADVADPKIALRQARERLAGTALAAAEAVAVSTVTGTGTAELAAALDRLAGRLPVPDPEAPVRLWVDHAFTAGRQSVVTGTLGAGTIRVHDELLLMPAGGRVRVRTIGCAGEPRDEVGGVSRVVLTLRDAGRVAPGMALVAPGRWSPTTCVDVRTRFGEASGRLARRMTLHVGAAAVRVALRPLGPDTARLTLNARLALHVGDTGVLRDPERRTLAGVSVLDVRPPTLVRRGAGPARARELASWPDRPDGAVVLRRHGVLRRAELTGMGCDVPADAVPLNGEWVADPAHWDTLRDRLADATARHAAERPGAPGLPLETVRLRLGLPARELVAMLARPPLHVEAGRVYGPAAAQPEPALESESESESESEPACESAREAVREPAREAETAPEPERELRSDPEPEPAPDAEPEREPGPAAEPEPGWAGAVERLRADLAGDPFGAPAAERLAELGLTGGALAAAADAGAVLRLADGVVLLPGADREALRILSALPQPFTPAQAGEALASSRRVAVALLRHLDGLGLTERRGS from the coding sequence ATGCAGGTCCTCGCGACCGCCGGCCACGCCGCGCACGGCAAGTCCTCGCTCGTGCGCGCCCTGACCGGCATGGAGCCCAAGGAGCCCGGCCCGGCGCTCACCGGCACGGCCTGGACGCGCCTGCCGTCCGGCCGCCGCGTCGCGTTCGTGGACGTCCCCGGGGACCCGCGCTCGGTCCCGGCCGTCCTCGCCGGGCTCGCGCCCGCCCCGGCCGTGCTGCTGGCCGTCGGCGCCGACGAGGGCTGGATGCCGCAGTCGCAGGAGCACCTGGAGGCGGCCGCCGCGCTCGGCGTCCGCAGCGGAGTCCTGGCGATCACCCGCGCGGACGTCGCCGACCCCAAGATCGCGCTGCGGCAGGCCCGCGAGCGGCTCGCCGGGACCGCGCTCGCCGCCGCCGAGGCGGTCGCCGTCAGCACCGTCACCGGCACCGGGACCGCCGAGCTGGCCGCCGCCCTCGACCGCCTCGCGGGCCGCCTCCCCGTCCCCGACCCGGAGGCGCCCGTCCGGCTGTGGGTCGACCACGCGTTCACCGCGGGACGGCAGAGCGTCGTCACCGGCACCCTCGGCGCCGGCACGATCCGCGTCCACGACGAGCTCCTCCTCATGCCCGCGGGCGGGCGCGTCCGCGTCCGGACCATCGGATGCGCCGGGGAGCCCCGCGACGAGGTCGGCGGCGTGTCCCGCGTGGTGCTGACGCTGCGCGACGCGGGCCGGGTCGCGCCCGGCATGGCCCTGGTCGCCCCCGGCCGCTGGTCGCCGACGACCTGCGTGGACGTGCGCACCCGCTTCGGCGAGGCGTCCGGCCGGCTCGCCCGCCGGATGACCCTGCACGTCGGCGCCGCGGCCGTCCGGGTCGCGCTGCGCCCGCTCGGCCCCGACACCGCGCGCCTCACCCTCAACGCGCGCCTCGCGCTGCATGTCGGCGACACCGGGGTCCTGCGCGACCCCGAGCGCCGCACCCTCGCGGGCGTCAGCGTGCTCGACGTCCGCCCGCCGACCCTGGTGCGGCGCGGCGCCGGGCCCGCCCGCGCTCGCGAGCTGGCCTCCTGGCCCGACCGCCCGGACGGCGCCGTCGTGCTGCGCCGCCACGGCGTCCTGCGCCGCGCCGAACTCACCGGGATGGGCTGCGACGTCCCGGCGGACGCCGTCCCGCTGAACGGCGAGTGGGTCGCCGATCCCGCGCACTGGGACACCCTGCGCGACCGCCTCGCCGACGCGACGGCCCGGCACGCCGCCGAGCGCCCCGGGGCGCCGGGCCTGCCGCTGGAGACCGTCCGGCTCCGGCTCGGGCTCCCCGCCCGCGAGCTGGTCGCCATGCTCGCCCGGCCGCCGCTGCACGTCGAGGCCGGACGCGTCTACGGTCCGGCCGCCGCGCAGCCGGAACCCGCCCTCGAGTCGGAGTCCGAGTCCGAGTCGGAGTCCGAGCCCGCCTGCGAATCCGCCCGTGAGGCCGTCCGTGAGCCCGCCCGTGAGGCCGAGACGGCGCCCGAACCTGAACGTGAACTCCGGTCCGATCCCGAACCCGAGCCCGCCCCCGATGCCGAACCCGAACGCGAACCCGGACCCGCGGCCGAGCCCGAACCCGGCTGGGCGGGCGCGGTGGAGCGGCTGCGGGCCGACCTGGCCGGGGACCCGTTCGGCGCGCCCGCCGCCGAGCGGCTCGCCGAGCTGGGGCTGACCGGGGGCGCGCTCGCCGCCGCGGCGGACGCGGGCGCCGTGCTGCGGCTCGCCGACGGGGTCGTCCTGCTGCCCGGCGCCGACCGGGAGGCGCTGCGGATCCTGTCCGCGCTGCCGCAGCCGTTCACCCCAGCCCAGGCGGGCGAGGCGCTGGCCTCGTCCCGCCGCGTCGCCGTCGCGCTGCTGCGCCACCTGGACGGCCTGGGCCTGACCGAGCGCCGCGGCTCCTGA